A stretch of Caenorhabditis elegans chromosome IV DNA encodes these proteins:
- the serp-1.2 gene encoding Stress-associated endoplasmic reticulum protein (Confirmed by transcript evidence) — protein MAPKQRMAVANAQFSKNVTQRGNVPKGNKTNESKFPTSQWLIGLFIFVVCGSAIFEVIRYIKV, from the exons ATGGCTCCAAAGCAGCGTATGGCCGTCGCAAACGCGCAATTCAGCAAAAACGTCACTCAACGTGGAAATGTGCCGAAGGGAAAT aaaacaaacgAATCGAAGTTTCCAACTTCCCAATGGCTCATTGGACTCTTCATCTTCGTTGTTTGTGGTTCCG CCATCTTCGAAGTCATCCGCTACATCAAAGTTTGA